The following are encoded in a window of Balaenoptera ricei isolate mBalRic1 chromosome 1, mBalRic1.hap2, whole genome shotgun sequence genomic DNA:
- the PIAS3 gene encoding E3 SUMO-protein ligase PIAS3 isoform X4 — protein MAELGELKVLLGFAGRNKSGRKHELLAKALHLLKSSCAPSVQMKIKELYRRRFPRKTLGPSDLSLLSLPPGTPPVGSPGPLAPIPPALLAPGTLLGPKREVDMHPPLPQPVHPDVTMKPLPFYEIYGELIRPTTLASTSSQRFEEAHFTFALTPQQVQQILTSREVLPGAKCDYTIQVQLRFCLCETSCPQEDYFPPNLFVKVNGKLCPLPGYLPPTKNGAEPKRPSRPINITPLARLSATVPNTIVVNWSSEFGRNYSLSVYLVRQLTAGTLLQKLRAKGIRNPDHSRALIKEKLTADLDSEVATTSLRVSLMCPLGKMRLTVPCRALTCAHLQSFDAALYLQMNEKKPTWTCPVCDKKAPYESLIIDGLFMEILNSCSDCDEIQFMEDGSWCPMKPKKEASEVCPPPGYGLDGLQYSPVQEGNPSENKKKVEVIDLTIESSSDEEDLPPTKKHCPVTSAAIPALPGSKGVLTSGHQPSSVLRSPAMGTLGGDFLSSLPLHEYPPAFPLGADIQGLDLFSFLQTESQHYGPSVITSLDEQDALGHFFQYRGTPSHFLGPLGPTLGSSHRSTTPAPPPGRVSSIVAPGGNLREGHGGPLPSGPSLTGCRSDIISLD, from the exons GTGCTCCTCGGCTTCGCTGGCCGGAACAAGAGTGGACGGAAGCACGAGCTCCTGGCCAAGGCCCTGCACCTCCTCAAGTCCAGCTGTGCCCCCAGCGTCCAGATGAAGATCAAAGAGCTTTACCGCCGACGCTTTCCCCGGAAGACCCTGGGGCCCTCCGAtctttctctgctctctctgcccCCTGGCACCCCGCCTGTAGGCTCTCCTGGTCCTCTGGCTCCCATCCCCCCAGCCCTCTTGGCCCCTGGCACCCTGCTGGGCCCCAAGCGTGAAGTGGACATGCACccccctctgccccagcctgTGCACCCTGATGTCACCATGAAACCATTGCCCTTCTATGAAATCTACGGGGAGCTCATCCGGCCCACCACCCTCG CATCCACTTCTAGCCAGCGGTTTGAGGAAGCGCACTTCACCTTTGCCCTCACTCCCCAGCAAGTGCAGCAGATTCTCACATCCAG aGAGGTTCTGCCAGGAGCGAAATGTGATTATACCATACAGGTGCAGCTAAG GTTCTGTCTCTGTGAGACCAGCTGCCCCCAAGAGGATTACTTCCCCCCCAACCTCTTTGTCAAGGTCAATGGGAAACTGTGCCCCCTGCCG ggttaCCTTCCTCCTACCAAGAATGGGGCTGAGCCCAAGAGGCCCAGCCGTCCCATCAACATCACACCCCTGGCTCGACTCTCGGCCACTGTTCCCAACACCATCGTGGTCAACTGGTCGTCTGAGTTTGGACGG AATTACTCCTTGTCTGTGTACCTGGTGAGGCAGCTGACTGCAGGAACCCTTCTACAAAAACTCAGAGCAAAGGGCATCCGGAACCCAGACCATTCCCGGGCACTGA TCAAGGAGAAGCTGACCGCTGACCTGGACAGTGAGGTGGCCACCACAAGTCTCCGGGTGTCACTCATGTGCCCG CTAGGGAAGATGCGCTTGACTGTCCCTTGTCGGGCCCTCACCTGCGCCCACCTGCAGAGCTTCGATGCTGCCCTTTATCTGCAGATGAATGAGAAGAAGCCAACGTGGACATGTCCTGTGTGTGATAAGAAGGCTCCCTATGAATCTCTTATCATTGATGG tTTATTCATGGAGATTCTTAATTCCTGCTCGGATTGTGATGAGATCCAGTTCATGGAAGATGGATCCTGGTGCCCAATGAAACCCAAGAAGGAGGCATCTGAGGTTTGCCCCCCGCCAGGGTATGGGCTGGATG GCCTCCAGTATAGCCCAGTCCAAGAGGGCAATCCATCAGAGAATAAGAAGAAGGTTGAAGTTATTGACTTGACAATAGAAAGCTCATCAGACGAGGAGGACCTGCCCCCGACAAAGAAGCACTGTCCTGTCACCTCAGCTGCTATCCCAGCTCTACCTGGAAGCAAAGG AGTCCTGACATCTGGTCACCAGCCGTCTTCGGTGCTACGGAGCCCTGCTATGGGCACGCTGGGCGGGGATTTCCTGTCCAGTCTCCCACTACATGAGTACCCACCTGCCTTCCCACTGGGGGCTGATATACAAG gtttagatttattttctttccttcagacTGAGAGTCAG CACTATGGTCCGTCCGTCATCACCTCGCTAGACGAACAGGATGCCCTGGGCCACTTCTTCCAGTACCGAGGGACCCCGTCCCACTTCCTGGGCCCGCTAGGCCCCACGTTGGGGAGCTCTCACCGCAGCACCACTCCAGCACCCCCTCCTGGCCGTGTCAGTAGCATTGTGGCCCCTGGGGGAAACTTAAGGGAGGGGCATGGAGGACCCCTGCCCTCAGGTCCCTCTTTGACTGGCTGTCGGTCAGACATCATTTCCCTGGACTGA
- the PIAS3 gene encoding E3 SUMO-protein ligase PIAS3 isoform X3 produces the protein MVMSFRVSELQVLLGFAGRNKSGRKHELLAKALHLLKSSCAPSVQMKIKELYRRRFPRKTLGPSDLSLLSLPPGTPPVGSPGPLAPIPPALLAPGTLLGPKREVDMHPPLPQPVHPDVTMKPLPFYEIYGELIRPTTLASTSSQRFEEAHFTFALTPQQVQQILTSREVLPGAKCDYTIQVQLRFCLCETSCPQEDYFPPNLFVKVNGKLCPLPGYLPPTKNGAEPKRPSRPINITPLARLSATVPNTIVVNWSSEFGRNYSLSVYLVRQLTAGTLLQKLRAKGIRNPDHSRALIKEKLTADLDSEVATTSLRVSLMCPLGKMRLTVPCRALTCAHLQSFDAALYLQMNEKKPTWTCPVCDKKAPYESLIIDGLFMEILNSCSDCDEIQFMEDGSWCPMKPKKEASEVCPPPGYGLDGLQYSPVQEGNPSENKKKVEVIDLTIESSSDEEDLPPTKKHCPVTSAAIPALPGSKGVLTSGHQPSSVLRSPAMGTLGGDFLSSLPLHEYPPAFPLGADIQGLDLFSFLQTESQHYGPSVITSLDEQDALGHFFQYRGTPSHFLGPLGPTLGSSHRSTTPAPPPGRVSSIVAPGGNLREGHGGPLPSGPSLTGCRSDIISLD, from the exons ATGGTGATGAGTTTCCGGGTGTCTGAGCTCCAGGTGCTCCTCGGCTTCGCTGGCCGGAACAAGAGTGGACGGAAGCACGAGCTCCTGGCCAAGGCCCTGCACCTCCTCAAGTCCAGCTGTGCCCCCAGCGTCCAGATGAAGATCAAAGAGCTTTACCGCCGACGCTTTCCCCGGAAGACCCTGGGGCCCTCCGAtctttctctgctctctctgcccCCTGGCACCCCGCCTGTAGGCTCTCCTGGTCCTCTGGCTCCCATCCCCCCAGCCCTCTTGGCCCCTGGCACCCTGCTGGGCCCCAAGCGTGAAGTGGACATGCACccccctctgccccagcctgTGCACCCTGATGTCACCATGAAACCATTGCCCTTCTATGAAATCTACGGGGAGCTCATCCGGCCCACCACCCTCG CATCCACTTCTAGCCAGCGGTTTGAGGAAGCGCACTTCACCTTTGCCCTCACTCCCCAGCAAGTGCAGCAGATTCTCACATCCAG aGAGGTTCTGCCAGGAGCGAAATGTGATTATACCATACAGGTGCAGCTAAG GTTCTGTCTCTGTGAGACCAGCTGCCCCCAAGAGGATTACTTCCCCCCCAACCTCTTTGTCAAGGTCAATGGGAAACTGTGCCCCCTGCCG ggttaCCTTCCTCCTACCAAGAATGGGGCTGAGCCCAAGAGGCCCAGCCGTCCCATCAACATCACACCCCTGGCTCGACTCTCGGCCACTGTTCCCAACACCATCGTGGTCAACTGGTCGTCTGAGTTTGGACGG AATTACTCCTTGTCTGTGTACCTGGTGAGGCAGCTGACTGCAGGAACCCTTCTACAAAAACTCAGAGCAAAGGGCATCCGGAACCCAGACCATTCCCGGGCACTGA TCAAGGAGAAGCTGACCGCTGACCTGGACAGTGAGGTGGCCACCACAAGTCTCCGGGTGTCACTCATGTGCCCG CTAGGGAAGATGCGCTTGACTGTCCCTTGTCGGGCCCTCACCTGCGCCCACCTGCAGAGCTTCGATGCTGCCCTTTATCTGCAGATGAATGAGAAGAAGCCAACGTGGACATGTCCTGTGTGTGATAAGAAGGCTCCCTATGAATCTCTTATCATTGATGG tTTATTCATGGAGATTCTTAATTCCTGCTCGGATTGTGATGAGATCCAGTTCATGGAAGATGGATCCTGGTGCCCAATGAAACCCAAGAAGGAGGCATCTGAGGTTTGCCCCCCGCCAGGGTATGGGCTGGATG GCCTCCAGTATAGCCCAGTCCAAGAGGGCAATCCATCAGAGAATAAGAAGAAGGTTGAAGTTATTGACTTGACAATAGAAAGCTCATCAGACGAGGAGGACCTGCCCCCGACAAAGAAGCACTGTCCTGTCACCTCAGCTGCTATCCCAGCTCTACCTGGAAGCAAAGG AGTCCTGACATCTGGTCACCAGCCGTCTTCGGTGCTACGGAGCCCTGCTATGGGCACGCTGGGCGGGGATTTCCTGTCCAGTCTCCCACTACATGAGTACCCACCTGCCTTCCCACTGGGGGCTGATATACAAG gtttagatttattttctttccttcagacTGAGAGTCAG CACTATGGTCCGTCCGTCATCACCTCGCTAGACGAACAGGATGCCCTGGGCCACTTCTTCCAGTACCGAGGGACCCCGTCCCACTTCCTGGGCCCGCTAGGCCCCACGTTGGGGAGCTCTCACCGCAGCACCACTCCAGCACCCCCTCCTGGCCGTGTCAGTAGCATTGTGGCCCCTGGGGGAAACTTAAGGGAGGGGCATGGAGGACCCCTGCCCTCAGGTCCCTCTTTGACTGGCTGTCGGTCAGACATCATTTCCCTGGACTGA
- the PIAS3 gene encoding E3 SUMO-protein ligase PIAS3 isoform X1 — translation MAELGELKHMVMSFRVSELQVLLGFAGRNKSGRKHELLAKALHLLKSSCAPSVQMKIKELYRRRFPRKTLGPSDLSLLSLPPGTPPVGSPGPLAPIPPALLAPGTLLGPKREVDMHPPLPQPVHPDVTMKPLPFYEIYGELIRPTTLASTSSQRFEEAHFTFALTPQQVQQILTSREVLPGAKCDYTIQVQLRFCLCETSCPQEDYFPPNLFVKVNGKLCPLPGYLPPTKNGAEPKRPSRPINITPLARLSATVPNTIVVNWSSEFGRNYSLSVYLVRQLTAGTLLQKLRAKGIRNPDHSRALIKEKLTADLDSEVATTSLRVSLMCPLGKMRLTVPCRALTCAHLQSFDAALYLQMNEKKPTWTCPVCDKKAPYESLIIDGLFMEILNSCSDCDEIQFMEDGSWCPMKPKKEASEVCPPPGYGLDGLQYSPVQEGNPSENKKKVEVIDLTIESSSDEEDLPPTKKHCPVTSAAIPALPGSKGVLTSGHQPSSVLRSPAMGTLGGDFLSSLPLHEYPPAFPLGADIQGLDLFSFLQTESQHYGPSVITSLDEQDALGHFFQYRGTPSHFLGPLGPTLGSSHRSTTPAPPPGRVSSIVAPGGNLREGHGGPLPSGPSLTGCRSDIISLD, via the exons CACATGGTGATGAGTTTCCGGGTGTCTGAGCTCCAGGTGCTCCTCGGCTTCGCTGGCCGGAACAAGAGTGGACGGAAGCACGAGCTCCTGGCCAAGGCCCTGCACCTCCTCAAGTCCAGCTGTGCCCCCAGCGTCCAGATGAAGATCAAAGAGCTTTACCGCCGACGCTTTCCCCGGAAGACCCTGGGGCCCTCCGAtctttctctgctctctctgcccCCTGGCACCCCGCCTGTAGGCTCTCCTGGTCCTCTGGCTCCCATCCCCCCAGCCCTCTTGGCCCCTGGCACCCTGCTGGGCCCCAAGCGTGAAGTGGACATGCACccccctctgccccagcctgTGCACCCTGATGTCACCATGAAACCATTGCCCTTCTATGAAATCTACGGGGAGCTCATCCGGCCCACCACCCTCG CATCCACTTCTAGCCAGCGGTTTGAGGAAGCGCACTTCACCTTTGCCCTCACTCCCCAGCAAGTGCAGCAGATTCTCACATCCAG aGAGGTTCTGCCAGGAGCGAAATGTGATTATACCATACAGGTGCAGCTAAG GTTCTGTCTCTGTGAGACCAGCTGCCCCCAAGAGGATTACTTCCCCCCCAACCTCTTTGTCAAGGTCAATGGGAAACTGTGCCCCCTGCCG ggttaCCTTCCTCCTACCAAGAATGGGGCTGAGCCCAAGAGGCCCAGCCGTCCCATCAACATCACACCCCTGGCTCGACTCTCGGCCACTGTTCCCAACACCATCGTGGTCAACTGGTCGTCTGAGTTTGGACGG AATTACTCCTTGTCTGTGTACCTGGTGAGGCAGCTGACTGCAGGAACCCTTCTACAAAAACTCAGAGCAAAGGGCATCCGGAACCCAGACCATTCCCGGGCACTGA TCAAGGAGAAGCTGACCGCTGACCTGGACAGTGAGGTGGCCACCACAAGTCTCCGGGTGTCACTCATGTGCCCG CTAGGGAAGATGCGCTTGACTGTCCCTTGTCGGGCCCTCACCTGCGCCCACCTGCAGAGCTTCGATGCTGCCCTTTATCTGCAGATGAATGAGAAGAAGCCAACGTGGACATGTCCTGTGTGTGATAAGAAGGCTCCCTATGAATCTCTTATCATTGATGG tTTATTCATGGAGATTCTTAATTCCTGCTCGGATTGTGATGAGATCCAGTTCATGGAAGATGGATCCTGGTGCCCAATGAAACCCAAGAAGGAGGCATCTGAGGTTTGCCCCCCGCCAGGGTATGGGCTGGATG GCCTCCAGTATAGCCCAGTCCAAGAGGGCAATCCATCAGAGAATAAGAAGAAGGTTGAAGTTATTGACTTGACAATAGAAAGCTCATCAGACGAGGAGGACCTGCCCCCGACAAAGAAGCACTGTCCTGTCACCTCAGCTGCTATCCCAGCTCTACCTGGAAGCAAAGG AGTCCTGACATCTGGTCACCAGCCGTCTTCGGTGCTACGGAGCCCTGCTATGGGCACGCTGGGCGGGGATTTCCTGTCCAGTCTCCCACTACATGAGTACCCACCTGCCTTCCCACTGGGGGCTGATATACAAG gtttagatttattttctttccttcagacTGAGAGTCAG CACTATGGTCCGTCCGTCATCACCTCGCTAGACGAACAGGATGCCCTGGGCCACTTCTTCCAGTACCGAGGGACCCCGTCCCACTTCCTGGGCCCGCTAGGCCCCACGTTGGGGAGCTCTCACCGCAGCACCACTCCAGCACCCCCTCCTGGCCGTGTCAGTAGCATTGTGGCCCCTGGGGGAAACTTAAGGGAGGGGCATGGAGGACCCCTGCCCTCAGGTCCCTCTTTGACTGGCTGTCGGTCAGACATCATTTCCCTGGACTGA
- the PIAS3 gene encoding E3 SUMO-protein ligase PIAS3 isoform X2, with protein sequence MHMVMSFRVSELQVLLGFAGRNKSGRKHELLAKALHLLKSSCAPSVQMKIKELYRRRFPRKTLGPSDLSLLSLPPGTPPVGSPGPLAPIPPALLAPGTLLGPKREVDMHPPLPQPVHPDVTMKPLPFYEIYGELIRPTTLASTSSQRFEEAHFTFALTPQQVQQILTSREVLPGAKCDYTIQVQLRFCLCETSCPQEDYFPPNLFVKVNGKLCPLPGYLPPTKNGAEPKRPSRPINITPLARLSATVPNTIVVNWSSEFGRNYSLSVYLVRQLTAGTLLQKLRAKGIRNPDHSRALIKEKLTADLDSEVATTSLRVSLMCPLGKMRLTVPCRALTCAHLQSFDAALYLQMNEKKPTWTCPVCDKKAPYESLIIDGLFMEILNSCSDCDEIQFMEDGSWCPMKPKKEASEVCPPPGYGLDGLQYSPVQEGNPSENKKKVEVIDLTIESSSDEEDLPPTKKHCPVTSAAIPALPGSKGVLTSGHQPSSVLRSPAMGTLGGDFLSSLPLHEYPPAFPLGADIQGLDLFSFLQTESQHYGPSVITSLDEQDALGHFFQYRGTPSHFLGPLGPTLGSSHRSTTPAPPPGRVSSIVAPGGNLREGHGGPLPSGPSLTGCRSDIISLD encoded by the exons CACATGGTGATGAGTTTCCGGGTGTCTGAGCTCCAGGTGCTCCTCGGCTTCGCTGGCCGGAACAAGAGTGGACGGAAGCACGAGCTCCTGGCCAAGGCCCTGCACCTCCTCAAGTCCAGCTGTGCCCCCAGCGTCCAGATGAAGATCAAAGAGCTTTACCGCCGACGCTTTCCCCGGAAGACCCTGGGGCCCTCCGAtctttctctgctctctctgcccCCTGGCACCCCGCCTGTAGGCTCTCCTGGTCCTCTGGCTCCCATCCCCCCAGCCCTCTTGGCCCCTGGCACCCTGCTGGGCCCCAAGCGTGAAGTGGACATGCACccccctctgccccagcctgTGCACCCTGATGTCACCATGAAACCATTGCCCTTCTATGAAATCTACGGGGAGCTCATCCGGCCCACCACCCTCG CATCCACTTCTAGCCAGCGGTTTGAGGAAGCGCACTTCACCTTTGCCCTCACTCCCCAGCAAGTGCAGCAGATTCTCACATCCAG aGAGGTTCTGCCAGGAGCGAAATGTGATTATACCATACAGGTGCAGCTAAG GTTCTGTCTCTGTGAGACCAGCTGCCCCCAAGAGGATTACTTCCCCCCCAACCTCTTTGTCAAGGTCAATGGGAAACTGTGCCCCCTGCCG ggttaCCTTCCTCCTACCAAGAATGGGGCTGAGCCCAAGAGGCCCAGCCGTCCCATCAACATCACACCCCTGGCTCGACTCTCGGCCACTGTTCCCAACACCATCGTGGTCAACTGGTCGTCTGAGTTTGGACGG AATTACTCCTTGTCTGTGTACCTGGTGAGGCAGCTGACTGCAGGAACCCTTCTACAAAAACTCAGAGCAAAGGGCATCCGGAACCCAGACCATTCCCGGGCACTGA TCAAGGAGAAGCTGACCGCTGACCTGGACAGTGAGGTGGCCACCACAAGTCTCCGGGTGTCACTCATGTGCCCG CTAGGGAAGATGCGCTTGACTGTCCCTTGTCGGGCCCTCACCTGCGCCCACCTGCAGAGCTTCGATGCTGCCCTTTATCTGCAGATGAATGAGAAGAAGCCAACGTGGACATGTCCTGTGTGTGATAAGAAGGCTCCCTATGAATCTCTTATCATTGATGG tTTATTCATGGAGATTCTTAATTCCTGCTCGGATTGTGATGAGATCCAGTTCATGGAAGATGGATCCTGGTGCCCAATGAAACCCAAGAAGGAGGCATCTGAGGTTTGCCCCCCGCCAGGGTATGGGCTGGATG GCCTCCAGTATAGCCCAGTCCAAGAGGGCAATCCATCAGAGAATAAGAAGAAGGTTGAAGTTATTGACTTGACAATAGAAAGCTCATCAGACGAGGAGGACCTGCCCCCGACAAAGAAGCACTGTCCTGTCACCTCAGCTGCTATCCCAGCTCTACCTGGAAGCAAAGG AGTCCTGACATCTGGTCACCAGCCGTCTTCGGTGCTACGGAGCCCTGCTATGGGCACGCTGGGCGGGGATTTCCTGTCCAGTCTCCCACTACATGAGTACCCACCTGCCTTCCCACTGGGGGCTGATATACAAG gtttagatttattttctttccttcagacTGAGAGTCAG CACTATGGTCCGTCCGTCATCACCTCGCTAGACGAACAGGATGCCCTGGGCCACTTCTTCCAGTACCGAGGGACCCCGTCCCACTTCCTGGGCCCGCTAGGCCCCACGTTGGGGAGCTCTCACCGCAGCACCACTCCAGCACCCCCTCCTGGCCGTGTCAGTAGCATTGTGGCCCCTGGGGGAAACTTAAGGGAGGGGCATGGAGGACCCCTGCCCTCAGGTCCCTCTTTGACTGGCTGTCGGTCAGACATCATTTCCCTGGACTGA